In Longimicrobium sp., one genomic interval encodes:
- a CDS encoding restriction endonuclease, with protein MSPKPALSNATTLWVVHIGNDDRIALRAREEGFVCIGWTAMGDLSPYDTRPKMRAAMEQAYPNWSPKTVSSSYGQTYRFAHEMKVGDPIVFPVRPTAEIAIGRIAGPYSWSSDPDLAANDYNNVRPVSWLKIVPRTAFSQAALHSFGSFLSVSTSDDYLEEVQTVLARDMATTELVPGPAEEPETEEEAGAGLNLYETARQETEDFLLKAWQRTGADFEHVVAGLFEALGYTATVTPRSGDHGVDVIAHPDPLGLERPYIKIQVKSGTGTIGEPEVNQLRGLLHLEEQGVFVSLGKFTPAAHAIERNSRNLTLIGPKQFVKLFLDHYEKLDATWKAKFPLKKVYVPFS; from the coding sequence ATGAGCCCGAAACCGGCTTTAAGTAACGCGACTACGTTGTGGGTGGTCCATATCGGCAACGACGACCGGATTGCGCTTCGCGCCCGTGAGGAGGGTTTTGTCTGTATCGGTTGGACGGCGATGGGCGACCTGTCGCCGTACGACACTCGTCCTAAGATGCGGGCCGCGATGGAGCAGGCGTATCCGAACTGGAGCCCGAAGACGGTCAGCTCCTCGTATGGTCAGACGTACCGGTTTGCGCACGAAATGAAAGTGGGCGACCCAATCGTGTTCCCGGTCCGTCCCACAGCGGAGATCGCAATAGGGAGGATCGCTGGACCGTACAGCTGGTCCAGCGACCCCGACCTCGCCGCGAACGATTACAACAACGTCCGACCTGTCAGCTGGCTGAAGATTGTTCCGAGAACTGCCTTCTCGCAGGCGGCCCTACACAGTTTCGGATCTTTTCTCTCTGTTAGCACCTCCGACGACTATCTCGAAGAGGTGCAGACCGTCCTCGCCAGAGACATGGCGACGACGGAACTGGTGCCTGGACCGGCCGAGGAACCGGAGACGGAGGAGGAGGCTGGCGCCGGTCTCAATCTGTACGAGACCGCGCGCCAGGAGACAGAGGATTTCCTTCTCAAAGCTTGGCAGCGGACGGGGGCGGACTTCGAACACGTTGTCGCCGGGCTGTTTGAGGCGCTAGGGTACACGGCTACCGTGACACCGCGTAGCGGTGATCATGGCGTAGACGTCATCGCGCACCCCGACCCGCTCGGTCTCGAGCGGCCGTACATCAAAATTCAGGTGAAGAGCGGCACGGGCACCATCGGTGAGCCCGAGGTGAACCAGCTCCGCGGTCTGCTTCACCTGGAGGAGCAGGGCGTGTTTGTATCACTAGGCAAGTTCACTCCCGCTGCTCATGCCATAGAACGCAACAGCAGGAATCTCACCCTGATTGGTCCGAAGCAGTTCGTGAAGCTGTTCTTGGATCATTACGAGAAACTCGACGCGACTTGGAAGGCGAAATTCCCACTAAAAAAGGTCTACGTTCCTTTCAGCTAG
- a CDS encoding FtsX-like permease family protein: MSSNLLLVLLLGLVCANVALLLFARAASREAELAVRSALGASRRRIVAQLFAEALVLGAVAAAAGLAAAALVLRWGLGALKALVGGEFPLWLRFDLSPATVLYAALLTLLGAAIAGVLPALKVTRGLGARLRQSSAGGGGLRLGGIWTAVIVVQVAVTVAVPVHAFFIQRDAGRLRSLDFGFPAGEYLSARLELDREAAPADTSPAVFAARFAAAYGELERRLAADPAVSGVTFADVLPGMRGVPRRVEVEGAGAPPPESAAGPCGRAGTECVGSASVAANYFEALGAPVSAGRAFHSGDLAPGARVVVANRSFVARVLGGRNPVGRRVRYAEPRTPDGEPGPWYEIVGVVGDLGMTAGGAPGEGAGLYHPVAPGAAGPVHLAVHVRGEPESFAPRLQALAAAVDPALRLHDLVPLDEIHAGDLRWLAFLFQLTVLAVSVAVLLSLAGIYAVMSFTVARRTREIGIRVALGADARRVVLAIFRRPLTQVGLGVAAGGGVVAASLLLASRGAVSPEGAAGFVGYAALMLGVCLLACIPTRRALRVEPTEALRADG, from the coding sequence ATGTCGAGCAACCTGCTGCTGGTGCTCCTCCTGGGGCTGGTGTGCGCCAACGTGGCGCTCCTGCTCTTCGCGCGGGCGGCCAGCCGCGAGGCCGAGCTCGCGGTGCGCAGCGCCCTGGGGGCGAGCCGGCGCCGGATCGTGGCGCAGCTCTTCGCCGAAGCGCTGGTGCTCGGCGCCGTGGCGGCCGCCGCCGGGCTCGCGGCCGCCGCGCTCGTCCTGCGCTGGGGGCTGGGCGCGCTGAAGGCGCTGGTCGGGGGCGAGTTCCCGCTCTGGCTCCGCTTCGATCTCTCGCCCGCGACCGTCCTCTACGCCGCCCTGCTGACGCTTCTCGGCGCGGCGATCGCGGGCGTCCTCCCCGCGCTCAAGGTGACGCGCGGGCTGGGGGCGCGCCTCCGGCAGTCGTCGGCGGGGGGAGGGGGCCTTCGCCTCGGGGGGATCTGGACCGCGGTGATCGTCGTCCAGGTGGCCGTCACCGTCGCCGTCCCCGTGCACGCCTTCTTCATCCAGCGCGACGCGGGGCGGCTCCGGTCGCTCGACTTCGGCTTCCCGGCGGGGGAGTACCTTTCCGCCCGGCTGGAGCTGGACCGCGAGGCCGCGCCCGCCGACACCTCCCCGGCGGTCTTCGCCGCGCGGTTCGCCGCGGCGTACGGGGAGCTGGAGCGGCGCCTCGCGGCCGACCCCGCCGTGTCCGGGGTCACCTTCGCGGACGTCCTCCCCGGGATGCGCGGCGTGCCCCGCCGGGTCGAGGTGGAGGGCGCCGGGGCGCCGCCCCCGGAGTCCGCCGCCGGCCCCTGCGGCCGCGCGGGGACGGAGTGCGTGGGGAGCGCGTCGGTCGCGGCGAATTACTTCGAGGCGCTGGGCGCGCCGGTCTCCGCCGGACGCGCCTTCCACTCCGGCGACCTGGCGCCCGGCGCGCGCGTGGTCGTCGCCAACCGGTCGTTCGTCGCCCGGGTCCTCGGGGGCCGCAACCCGGTCGGCCGGCGGGTGCGCTACGCGGAGCCCCGGACCCCGGACGGGGAGCCGGGCCCGTGGTACGAGATCGTCGGCGTGGTCGGCGACCTGGGGATGACGGCCGGCGGCGCCCCCGGCGAAGGCGCGGGGCTCTACCACCCCGTGGCGCCGGGCGCTGCGGGCCCGGTGCACCTGGCCGTGCACGTGCGGGGCGAGCCGGAGTCGTTCGCGCCGCGGCTCCAGGCGCTCGCCGCCGCGGTCGACCCGGCGCTCCGGCTCCACGACCTCGTCCCCCTGGACGAGATCCACGCAGGCGACCTGCGCTGGCTGGCGTTCCTCTTCCAGCTCACCGTGCTGGCGGTCTCGGTGGCCGTGCTCCTCTCGCTGGCGGGGATCTACGCGGTGATGTCGTTCACCGTGGCGCGCCGCACGCGCGAGATCGGCATCCGCGTGGCGCTGGGCGCCGACGCGCGGCGCGTGGTCCTGGCGATCTTCCGGCGGCCGCTCACGCAGGTGGGCCTGGGCGTCGCCGCCGGAGGTGGGGTGGTGGCCGCCTCGCTGCTGCTCGCGAGCCGGGGAGCGGTGTCGCCGGAGGGAGCCGCGGGATTCGTGGGGTACGCGGCGCTCATGCTGGGGGTGTGCCTGCTCGCCTGCATCCCCACCCGCCGCGCCCTCCGCGTCGAGCCGACCGAGGCGTTGCGGGCGGATGGGTAA
- a CDS encoding ABC transporter permease, whose translation MGWTKRWRKRLRALLRRDAVESELDEELAFHLEMETRKNLRAGMSPEKARRQAALAFGGVEKFKEEVRDARTLGWVTGMSLDFRLGFRMLLKYPGLTLVGGLAMAFAIALGAAAFEFVGKMAYPKLPLPGGGRIVAIQSWDAAAGRAEPRVLHDFAAWRAEVASVQELGAFRVLERNLVAGNGGRGEPVAVAEVSASAFRVARVSPLLGRALADADERAGAPPVAVLAYDTWRARFGGDPAVVGRTVRLGSARATVVGVMPGEFVFPAAQGLWVPLRLDPLDYARGAGPELDGVFGRLAPGVALEEAQAELSALGRRAAADHPDTHRHLRPRVMPYARLSWGCRRPSPRR comes from the coding sequence ATGGGCTGGACCAAGCGCTGGAGGAAGCGCCTGCGGGCGCTGCTGCGCCGGGACGCGGTGGAGAGCGAGCTGGACGAGGAGCTGGCGTTCCACCTGGAGATGGAGACGCGCAAGAACCTGCGCGCGGGGATGAGCCCGGAAAAGGCGCGGCGGCAGGCGGCGCTCGCCTTCGGCGGCGTGGAGAAGTTCAAGGAGGAGGTGCGCGACGCCCGGACGCTCGGGTGGGTGACGGGGATGTCGCTGGACTTCCGGCTCGGCTTCCGGATGCTGCTCAAGTACCCGGGGCTCACCCTGGTGGGCGGCCTGGCGATGGCGTTCGCGATCGCCCTCGGCGCCGCCGCCTTCGAGTTCGTGGGCAAAATGGCGTACCCGAAGCTCCCGCTCCCGGGCGGCGGCCGCATCGTGGCGATCCAGAGCTGGGACGCGGCCGCCGGGCGCGCGGAGCCGCGGGTGCTGCACGACTTCGCGGCCTGGCGCGCGGAGGTCGCGTCGGTCCAGGAGCTGGGCGCCTTCCGGGTCCTCGAGCGCAACCTGGTCGCCGGGAACGGAGGCCGGGGCGAGCCCGTCGCCGTGGCGGAGGTCAGCGCGTCGGCGTTCCGGGTGGCGCGCGTCTCACCGCTGCTGGGCCGCGCGCTCGCGGACGCCGACGAGCGCGCGGGGGCGCCGCCGGTGGCCGTGCTGGCGTACGACACGTGGCGGGCGCGCTTCGGGGGCGACCCCGCCGTGGTCGGGCGGACGGTGCGGCTGGGGAGCGCGCGGGCCACGGTGGTCGGCGTGATGCCGGGGGAGTTCGTCTTCCCCGCGGCCCAGGGCCTGTGGGTCCCGCTCCGGCTGGACCCGCTGGACTACGCGCGGGGCGCGGGACCCGAGCTGGACGGCGTCTTCGGCCGGCTCGCCCCCGGCGTGGCGCTGGAGGAGGCGCAGGCGGAGCTGTCCGCGCTGGGCCGGCGCGCGGCCGCCGACCACCCGGACACGCACCGGCACCTGCGGCCCCGGGTGATGCCGTACGCGCGGCTGTCCTGGGGCTGTCGCCGGCCGAGTCCGCGGCGCTGA
- a CDS encoding PadR family transcriptional regulator, translating into MSPPVSNSPSAPNDVLRGTLDLLILKALSLEPMHGWAIAQRLEQLSREALRVGQGSLYPALQRLEEKGWIDSEWRATEQNRRARYYELTPAGRRALGEEAESWRRYVEMVDLILRTT; encoded by the coding sequence ATGTCCCCGCCCGTATCGAACTCCCCCTCCGCGCCGAACGACGTCCTGCGCGGCACGCTCGACCTGCTGATCCTGAAGGCGCTCTCGCTGGAGCCGATGCACGGCTGGGCGATCGCGCAGCGCCTGGAGCAGCTCTCCCGCGAGGCGCTGCGGGTGGGGCAGGGCTCGCTCTACCCCGCGCTGCAGCGGCTGGAGGAGAAGGGCTGGATCGACAGCGAGTGGAGGGCCACCGAGCAGAACCGCCGGGCCAGGTACTACGAGCTCACCCCCGCCGGGCGCCGCGCGCTGGGTGAGGAGGCGGAGAGCTGGCGCCGCTACGTCGAGATGGTCGACCTCATCCTCCGCACCACCTGA